The Oceanisphaera avium genome includes a region encoding these proteins:
- a CDS encoding Gfo/Idh/MocA family oxidoreductase — MIKTAIIGFGQSARIFHLPFINSLADFELVAISTSKPEQAAAEWPEVAVYTDVDTMLAESGAELVVITAPNEVHYELGRKALSMGLHVVMENPTVTQLHQGAELMRLADSKKLCLIPFHNRRWDSDFLTLRKLLADNTLGPIHGFESHFDRFRPRVRVETPGAGAGIWFDLGGHLVDQVLVLFGKPQSITGRCLSMRPGANVTDYFHVQLHYCDKEVVLHSSPYHPGPTLRFKLQGELGCYIKRGFDPQEERLQNGIVPDSPYLAKEAEADYGVFYSDDDAQVIESEIGGYRYFYQATAKAIRNEAPPPVSMQDALDGLNIINLAEKSSAEGRTLPLTATSFRD, encoded by the coding sequence ATGATTAAGACCGCTATTATTGGCTTTGGACAATCTGCCCGAATTTTTCACCTGCCTTTTATTAATAGCTTGGCGGATTTTGAGCTAGTCGCCATTAGTACTTCTAAGCCAGAACAAGCCGCGGCAGAGTGGCCAGAAGTAGCCGTTTATACCGATGTCGATACTATGTTGGCAGAGTCTGGCGCTGAGCTAGTCGTGATCACCGCGCCCAATGAGGTGCATTACGAGTTGGGCCGCAAGGCGCTAAGTATGGGGTTGCACGTAGTGATGGAAAACCCCACCGTTACTCAGCTACACCAAGGTGCTGAGCTAATGCGCTTAGCAGACAGTAAAAAGTTATGCTTAATTCCTTTTCATAATCGTCGGTGGGACAGTGACTTTTTAACGCTGCGTAAATTGCTAGCCGATAATACCCTAGGTCCAATCCATGGTTTTGAGTCGCACTTTGATCGCTTTCGCCCGCGAGTCAGAGTAGAAACACCCGGTGCCGGCGCCGGGATCTGGTTTGATTTAGGTGGGCATCTTGTAGATCAGGTGTTGGTATTATTTGGCAAGCCACAATCTATTACAGGGCGCTGTTTATCGATGCGCCCCGGCGCTAATGTCACGGATTATTTCCATGTGCAGCTGCATTACTGCGATAAAGAAGTGGTATTGCACTCCAGCCCTTATCATCCAGGCCCCACCTTGCGCTTTAAGCTACAAGGCGAGCTAGGTTGTTATATCAAGCGTGGTTTTGATCCCCAAGAAGAGCGATTACAAAATGGCATAGTGCCAGACTCGCCTTACTTGGCCAAAGAAGCTGAAGCGGATTATGGTGTTTTTTATTCGGATGATGATGCCCAAGTTATAGAGTCTGAAATAGGCGGTTATCGTTATTTTTATCAAGCCACCGCTAAAGCTATTCGCAATGAGGCGCCGCCACCGGTTTCCATGCAAGATGCCTTAGACGGGCTCAATATTATTAACTTAGCAGAAAAGAGTTCCGCCGAGGGACGAACGCTGCCCTTAACGGCGACCAGCTTTAGAGACTAA
- a CDS encoding FAD-binding and (Fe-S)-binding domain-containing protein: MDSHYQALLTQLADFLPSSRVIRDPALCLAYGTDASFYRLIPRMVLRLANTAEVIRVLELCSQHNIACTFRAAGTSLSGQAISDSVLITLTDDWRAYEISELGEIITLQPGVIGADANKYLAPFNRKIGPDPASINSCKIGGIAANNASGMCCGTAQNSYRTLAGMSLVLADGTYLDTRNELSKLKFAKRQPQLLQGLVKLQQQIKHQPALEERIRHKYRLKNTTGYSLNALVDFSDPFDMLSHLMIGSEGTLGFINDISYHTVPDHPYKASCLWVYANIEDTCLAVTELAKTEVSAVELMDGRALASIAHLTGMPSFIHALDLEAAALLIEVHGADVNELEQKCQQAMAAVADFNKIEEVPFTHDAVLCANLWAMRKGMFPAVGAVRDTGTTVVIEDVAFHVEHLAAAVRKLTALFEQFGYDEAIIFGHALAGNLHFVFTQGFDSEAERQRYGQFMAAVTQLVAVEYQGSLKAEHGTGRNMAPFVELEWGKDGYQLVQQIKALFDPQGILNPGVIVNNDAQAHLKHLKPLPAADPLIDKCIECGFCEAVCPSKNLSLTPRQRIVLYRELQRRQANNESHTDTLKQVFEYQGIATCAATGLCEQRCPVGINTGEMMRKLRSSRYQKFAPIARWTANHFAGTSKTIRLGLTTLDGARTLLGTSAVSKINNTLRKVTANKVPMWFPQLPSANAHRLEPSHGLAKHDKSPSYSSGASDFIKDQPLQPKLSSPEKSVAKVIYFPSCASRVLGQSPQAQDPRPLTEVTLSVLAKAGFEVIIPADLSRLCCGMPYHSKGLNQQYVTKNQELINHLWHVSEQGRWPVLMDTSPCAKLSIDSLKHTDKQALMVYEPVEFILDKALAKLSLNPLDETVMLHITCSSQRLGLSEKMLQLAQRCATKVIVPEHISCCGFAGDKGFTVPELNACALASLKAQVPQSCSRGFSNSRTCELGLSHHSGINYESILYLVDEVSQSRARP, translated from the coding sequence ATGGACTCTCATTATCAAGCATTGCTTACCCAGCTAGCGGATTTTTTACCTAGCAGTCGTGTTATTCGCGACCCTGCTCTGTGTCTTGCTTATGGTACAGACGCGAGTTTTTATCGGCTCATTCCGCGCATGGTATTACGCTTAGCCAATACCGCAGAGGTGATACGCGTCCTTGAGCTTTGTAGCCAGCATAATATTGCCTGTACCTTTAGAGCTGCAGGCACCAGTTTATCTGGCCAAGCCATTTCCGACTCGGTACTTATCACTTTAACGGATGACTGGCGTGCTTATGAGATATCTGAGTTAGGTGAAATCATTACCTTACAGCCTGGCGTAATTGGAGCAGACGCTAATAAATACTTAGCGCCTTTTAATCGTAAAATTGGTCCCGATCCTGCTTCTATTAATAGTTGTAAAATTGGTGGCATTGCGGCTAACAACGCGTCGGGCATGTGTTGTGGTACCGCGCAAAATTCTTATCGTACGTTAGCGGGCATGAGTTTAGTGTTGGCCGACGGAACCTACCTCGATACACGTAATGAATTAAGTAAACTTAAATTCGCTAAGCGACAACCGCAACTTCTACAAGGCTTAGTTAAGCTTCAACAACAGATTAAACACCAGCCGGCGTTAGAAGAGCGTATTCGTCACAAATATCGCTTAAAAAATACTACCGGCTATAGCCTCAATGCCCTGGTAGATTTTAGTGATCCTTTCGATATGTTAAGCCATTTAATGATTGGCTCTGAAGGTACACTCGGTTTTATTAATGATATTAGCTACCACACCGTCCCTGATCATCCTTATAAAGCTTCCTGTTTATGGGTATATGCCAATATAGAAGATACCTGCTTAGCAGTAACCGAGCTGGCTAAGACTGAGGTGTCAGCAGTTGAGTTAATGGATGGCCGAGCGCTAGCTTCTATCGCCCACTTAACAGGCATGCCAAGTTTTATTCATGCCCTAGACTTGGAAGCAGCCGCCTTATTAATAGAAGTGCATGGTGCAGATGTAAATGAACTTGAGCAAAAATGCCAACAAGCTATGGCAGCAGTGGCCGACTTTAATAAAATTGAAGAAGTCCCTTTTACTCATGATGCGGTGCTGTGCGCTAATTTATGGGCCATGAGAAAAGGCATGTTTCCGGCGGTGGGTGCGGTACGTGACACAGGCACCACAGTGGTCATTGAAGATGTAGCGTTTCACGTGGAACATTTAGCCGCTGCCGTGCGCAAGCTTACTGCGCTATTTGAACAGTTTGGTTATGACGAGGCCATTATCTTTGGTCATGCGCTAGCTGGAAATTTACACTTTGTGTTTACTCAGGGTTTTGACAGCGAAGCAGAGCGCCAGCGCTATGGTCAATTTATGGCAGCCGTTACGCAACTGGTGGCGGTTGAGTATCAAGGCTCCCTAAAGGCCGAGCACGGTACGGGTCGTAATATGGCGCCCTTTGTGGAATTAGAATGGGGAAAAGACGGTTACCAATTAGTGCAACAAATTAAAGCGCTCTTTGATCCGCAAGGTATTTTAAACCCAGGCGTTATCGTGAACAACGATGCTCAAGCTCACCTTAAACACTTAAAACCTTTACCAGCGGCAGATCCCTTAATTGATAAATGCATTGAGTGTGGTTTTTGTGAAGCAGTGTGCCCTTCTAAAAATTTAAGCTTAACACCGCGCCAGCGCATCGTCTTATATAGAGAACTCCAAAGACGACAGGCAAATAACGAATCGCATACAGATACCCTCAAGCAAGTATTTGAATATCAAGGTATCGCTACTTGCGCAGCCACTGGCCTGTGTGAGCAACGATGTCCGGTAGGAATTAATACCGGTGAAATGATGCGCAAACTGCGCTCTTCTCGCTATCAAAAATTTGCACCTATTGCACGTTGGACGGCGAACCACTTTGCCGGTACTAGCAAAACCATAAGATTGGGCTTAACTACTTTAGACGGCGCGCGCACACTATTAGGCACCTCTGCAGTAAGTAAGATCAATAACACCCTACGTAAAGTTACGGCTAATAAGGTACCGATGTGGTTTCCTCAACTTCCGTCCGCAAATGCTCATCGCCTTGAACCAAGCCACGGCTTAGCCAAGCACGATAAATCACCGAGCTACAGTAGCGGTGCATCGGATTTTATAAAAGACCAGCCACTCCAACCCAAATTAAGCAGCCCAGAAAAGTCAGTAGCTAAGGTCATTTATTTTCCCTCTTGCGCGAGCCGTGTATTAGGGCAATCACCTCAAGCTCAAGACCCGCGCCCGTTAACTGAGGTAACGCTGTCCGTATTAGCTAAAGCCGGCTTTGAAGTTATTATTCCTGCCGACTTAAGCAGGTTATGTTGTGGCATGCCCTATCACAGCAAAGGCCTTAACCAACAATATGTAACTAAAAACCAAGAGCTTATTAATCATCTTTGGCACGTCAGTGAGCAAGGCCGCTGGCCGGTATTAATGGATACTAGCCCCTGTGCTAAATTAAGCATTGACAGCCTTAAGCATACCGATAAGCAAGCACTTATGGTTTATGAGCCGGTGGAGTTTATTTTAGATAAAGCGTTAGCTAAGCTATCACTTAACCCGCTCGATGAAACTGTCATGTTGCACATTACTTGTAGCAGTCAGCGCTTGGGGCTCAGTGAAAAAATGTTACAGCTCGCCCAGCGCTGCGCAACCAAGGTGATAGTGCCGGAGCATATTAGCTGTTGTGGTTTTGCGGGTGATAAAGGGTTTACGGTACCAGAGCTTAATGCCTGTGCACTGGCGAGTCTTAAGGCTCAAGTACCGCAGAGTTGTAGTCGCGGCTTTAGTAATAGCCGCACCTGTGAGTTAGGCTTAAGCCATCATAGTGGAATTAACTACGAGTCGATTCTTTACCTAGTAGATGAAGTATCCCAAAGCCGCGCTAGGCCCTAA